Proteins from a single region of Fundulus heteroclitus isolate FHET01 chromosome 12, MU-UCD_Fhet_4.1, whole genome shotgun sequence:
- the tm2d2 gene encoding TM2 domain-containing protein 2 isoform X1 yields the protein MISVSYILLCGQFLLLLAVVFLQCLEGIHSQNSSSAAPTAAPASSPTQGASSAPFTTQPELPKDEGPVDNVTVYEYRPPSPVVLCSYLPEEFIYCQDPVDHAVNHSVLLEMGHGCARWGGQTKEEVNHTQVICTALDGIECAGAREFLRDGVPCINSREPQQKGCRDQRVMEGQPSLLWRFWPRPLPEVVSLICCAPGLLALLLRYQLFSLSALLESEDFVTAAKFLFGDSGSHYSSGQKKINN from the exons ATGATTTCCGTCAGCTACATCCTGCTGTGCGGCcagttcctgctgctgctcgctGTTGTCTTCTTACAATGTCTGGAAGGAATTCACTCGCAGAACTCGAGCAGCGCAGCTCCCACCGCTGCTCCGGCCTCTTCTCCCACGCAGGGAGCCTCCTCGGCGCCGTTCACCACGCAGCCCGAGCTGCCGAAGGACGAAGGCCCGGTGGACAACGTCACGGTGTATGAATACAGGCCTCCATCCCCGGTCGTCCTCTGCAGCTATCT ACCCGAGGAGTTCATCTACTGCCAGGACCCCGTGGATCATGCAGTGAACCACAGCGTTTTGCTGGAGATGGGCCACGGCTGTGCTCGG TGGGGCGGCCAGACGAAGGAGGAGGTGAACCACACGCAGGTCATCTGCACTGCGCTGGATGGCATCGAATGTGCGGGAGCCAGGGAATTCCTCCGGGACGGCGTGCCTTGCATCAA TTCCAGAGAGCCACAGCAGAAGGGCTGCAGAGACCAGCGAGTGATGGAAGGGCAGCCTAGTTTATTGTGGAGATTCTGGCCCCGGCCTCTGCCTGAGGTTGTTTCTTTAATATGTTGTGCTCCAGGTTTATTGGCTCTGCTTTTACGGTACCAGCTGTTCAGCCTCTCCGCTTTATTAGAATCAGAAGATTTTGTCACCGcggcaaaatttctctttggcgactccggttcacattacagttcagggcaaaaaaaaatcaacaactga
- the tbx3b gene encoding T-box transcription factor TBX3: protein MRSFCVPDVPRTFSSGVGTLLSESPLFLAPNLTSRRLSYPELGQPLVCCGPPKILDSADTAEEEPIVYLEAAELWKQFHRYGTEMVITKSGRRMFPPLRARCTGMNRKAKYILLMDIVAADDCRYKFHNSRWMVAGKADPEMPKRIYIHPDSPATGEQWMSKVINFHKLKVTNNISDKHGFTILNSMHKYQPRFHIVKANDILKLPCSTFRTYVFAETQFIAVTAYQNDKITQLKIDNNPFAKGFRDMGNGRREKRKLQQSGQRSGEADGKPAPINTFSEQHPGDTKSSEAYASDGEKSFNSEECPEPKLYRTYHGDQLEVSFTEKTLQAAAKIPNITSHHKESSSISDGKCHTQDSDKAKECTLCSGVTPNCVYSPDLNQHQWDLNTSGHLTQVNSWSRCAADGAVQYGLRRAAPARIPLSVTLKQHTGLQDVVSFSPYGGFLLYPTFPSSVLHQMPLTQSRLDFSSCPRVSAHSLLSSPIILSSVLSSKETSFSYSEPELPAGEDTSTDQDRANFSQSKSPAGGEL from the exons ATGCGCAGCTTTTGCGTCCCAGATGTCCCTCGAACTTTTTCTTCGGGGGTTGGGACTCTCTTGTCCGAATCCCCTCTCTTTCTAGCTCCTAACCTGACATCCAGAAGGCTATCATATCCCGAACTGGGGCAGCCTCTGGTATGTTGCGGGCCTCCTAAAATCCTGGACAGCGCTGACACGGCCGAAGAGGAGCCCATAGTGTACCTGGAAGCTGCTGAACTTTGGAAACAGTTCCACAGATACGGCACAGAGATGGTCATCACTAAATCTGGGAG GCGCATGTTTCCGCCACTCAGAGCCAGGTGTACGGGCATGAACAGGAAGGCAAAGTACATCCTGCTGATGGACATCGTGGCGGCGGATGACTGCAGGTATAAGTTCCACAACTCGCGCTGGATGGTGGCGGGGAAGGCGGACCCGGAGATGCCCAAACGCATATACATCCATCCGGACAGCCCTGCCACAGGAGAGCAGTGGATGTCCAAAGTGATCAATTTCCACAAACTGAAAGTGACCAACAACATTTCTGATAAGCATGGATTT ACAATTCTGAATTCGATGCACAAATACCAGCCGAGGTTCCACATAGTGAAAGCCAATGACATCCTGAAGCTTCCCTGCAGTACTTTCAGAACGTATGTGTTTGCTGAGACACAGTTTATCGCAGTGACTGCTTACCAGAACGATAAG atcacaCAGCTGAAAATTGACAACAATCCTTTTGCAAAGGGATTCCGGGACATGGGGAACGGAAGGAGAGAGAAGAG gaAACTCCAACAGTCTGGACAAAGGTCTGGAGAAGCTGATGGAAAACCTGCTCCCATAAATACTTTTTCTGAACAGCATCCTGGTGATACTAAGTCTTCAG AGGCTTATGCAAGTGACGGTGAAAAAAGCTTTAATAGTGAGGAGTGTCCTGAACCAAAGCTGTATAGAACCTACCATGGAGACCAGCTGGAGGTTTCCTTCACAGAGAAGACTCTGCAGGCTGCAGCTAAGATCCCAAACATAACTTCCCACCACAAAGAAAGCTCCAGCATAAGTGACGGAAAGTGCCACACTCAGGACTCAGACAAAGCTAAAGAGTGCACACTGTGCAGCGGTGTTACACCAAATTGTGTTTACTCTCCGGACTTAAACCAACATCAGTGGGATCTGAACACCTCGGGCCATTTGACACAAGTAAACAGCTGGTCCAGATGTGCCGCTGATGGAGCCGTGCAGTATGGACTGAGACGGGCAGCGCCTGCTAGGATTCCTCTCTCTGTCACCCTCAAGCAGCACACAGGGCTTCAG GATGTGGTGAGCTTCTCCCCATATGGAGGCTTTCTGTTGTACCCCACGTTTCCATCGTCGGTCCTGCACCAGATGCCACTCACGCAGTCCAGACTGGATTTCAGTTCCTGCCCCAGAGTTTCTGCCCAcagtctcctctcctctccgaTCATTTTGTCCTCTGTTCTTTCATCAAAGGAAACCAGTTTCAGCTATTCCGAACCAGAGTTGCCTGCAGGGGAGGATACATCAACAGACCAGGACAGAGCAAACTTCAGCCAGAGCAAGTCACCAGCAGGGGGAGAACTCTGA